A genomic segment from Lignipirellula cremea encodes:
- a CDS encoding tetratricopeptide repeat protein — translation MPFSPRIAFCCAALAVVFALGASPALAQVDQDRIFLREGAPKAGVLLKATPTVVTMNAGTVQTDIPVNDIRTITFGADTTDTKKLRTTATEGRYEEVVSMFEKNEVDLSAIKSPQLIEDMTFYIAYSMGQLALRGEYDKAKAGGALGIFIKKYPASWHYFAAVSLMADLAVSAGSYDGAAAYYKTIIDTAPWDDIKMQAHVGAAKAALAKADYPTAQSHYNEVMKKSPETDEEMAQQMYAKVGLAVCQAHANNGAQADAGIAAINDIIAKNDPKDMELFGRAYNALGDCHLAKGETEDALLAYLHTHILFYANPDVHAESLYNIINLWDKLQKPDRAQEARTLLRARYKGTRWATKS, via the coding sequence ATGCCTTTTTCGCCTCGAATTGCCTTCTGCTGTGCCGCCCTGGCGGTAGTCTTTGCGCTGGGAGCTTCCCCTGCTTTGGCGCAGGTTGACCAGGACCGGATCTTCCTGCGGGAAGGCGCCCCCAAAGCGGGCGTGCTGCTGAAAGCGACGCCGACCGTGGTCACCATGAACGCCGGCACCGTCCAGACCGACATCCCGGTCAACGATATCCGCACCATCACCTTTGGCGCCGATACGACCGACACAAAAAAGCTGCGCACCACAGCGACCGAAGGCCGCTACGAAGAAGTCGTCTCCATGTTCGAAAAGAACGAGGTCGACCTCTCCGCCATCAAGAGCCCCCAGCTCATTGAAGACATGACCTTCTATATCGCCTACAGCATGGGGCAACTCGCCCTCCGCGGCGAATACGACAAAGCCAAAGCCGGCGGAGCGCTGGGGATCTTTATCAAAAAGTATCCCGCCAGCTGGCATTACTTTGCCGCTGTGTCGCTGATGGCGGACCTTGCCGTTAGCGCCGGCAGCTACGACGGGGCGGCCGCCTACTACAAAACCATCATCGACACGGCCCCCTGGGACGATATCAAAATGCAGGCCCATGTCGGCGCCGCCAAGGCGGCACTGGCCAAGGCTGACTACCCCACGGCCCAGTCGCACTACAACGAAGTGATGAAAAAGTCGCCGGAAACCGATGAGGAAATGGCCCAGCAAATGTACGCCAAGGTCGGGCTGGCTGTCTGCCAGGCGCACGCCAACAACGGCGCCCAGGCCGATGCGGGCATCGCCGCGATCAATGACATCATCGCCAAAAACGACCCGAAAGATATGGAGCTGTTCGGCCGGGCCTACAACGCCCTGGGCGACTGCCATCTGGCCAAGGGAGAAACAGAAGACGCCTTGCTGGCCTATCTGCACACGCACATTCTGTTCTACGCCAACCCCGATGTGCACGCCGAATCGCTGTACAACATCATCAACCTGTGGGACAAACTGCAGAAGCCGGACCGCGCCCAGGAAGCGCGCACTCTGCTTCGCGCCCGCTACAAAGGAACCCGCTGGGCGACCAAAAGCTAG
- a CDS encoding MotA/TolQ/ExbB proton channel family protein, whose amino-acid sequence MQARLKLWAAPLCPLLLFFTMFATFSAVVTTDAGIAVAQEPDDAAAPADDAAAPVDVAAEDPAPAEGDKPAAKKTDNALVWFLKSLGWLYTIVFLSMSFTFVAVLVMNLLTARRENVCPVHLVETFEAYLNEKQYQEAYELAKSDDSFLGQVLSAGLAKLSQGYSHAIEAMQEVGEEENMKLEHRLSYLALIGTISPMVGLFGTVHGMINSFQIIAISGETPDPSKLAGGISTALVTTLVGLALAIPALLVYNLLRNRVSRLVLEVGILSEGLMSRFENVGQKG is encoded by the coding sequence ATGCAGGCCCGGCTTAAGTTGTGGGCGGCGCCCCTCTGCCCGCTGCTGCTGTTTTTCACCATGTTTGCGACCTTTAGCGCGGTCGTTACAACCGACGCCGGGATCGCGGTGGCTCAAGAGCCCGACGATGCAGCCGCTCCGGCCGACGACGCGGCCGCTCCGGTCGATGTGGCGGCTGAAGATCCGGCTCCCGCAGAGGGCGACAAACCGGCCGCAAAAAAGACCGACAACGCCCTGGTCTGGTTCCTCAAATCGCTTGGCTGGCTGTACACGATTGTGTTCCTGTCGATGTCGTTCACGTTTGTCGCCGTGCTGGTGATGAATCTGCTGACGGCGCGCCGCGAGAACGTCTGCCCCGTGCATCTGGTGGAAACGTTCGAGGCTTACCTCAACGAAAAGCAGTACCAGGAAGCGTACGAACTGGCCAAGAGCGATGACTCGTTCCTGGGCCAGGTGCTGTCCGCCGGCCTGGCGAAACTCTCGCAAGGCTACTCGCATGCAATTGAAGCCATGCAGGAAGTCGGCGAAGAAGAAAACATGAAACTGGAACACCGCCTCAGCTACCTGGCGCTGATCGGCACGATCAGCCCCATGGTCGGCCTGTTCGGCACGGTGCACGGTATGATTAACTCGTTCCAGATCATCGCCATCAGCGGTGAAACGCCGGACCCGTCCAAGCTGGCCGGCGGTATTTCGACCGCTCTGGTGACCACGCTGGTCGGTCTGGCTTTGGCCATTCCCGCGCTGCTGGTGTACAACCTGCTCCGTAACCGCGTTTCGCGTCTGGTGCTGGAAGTCGGCATCCTGAGCGAAGGTTTGATGAGCCGTTTTGAGAACGTCGGCCAGAAGGGCTAG
- a CDS encoding ExbD/TolR family protein yields MRINKKSGSGVLEGDLTPMIDMTFQLIAFFMVLINFAQTEANDKVVLPQSVLAKPPSAVIENAITVHLGVDGTAVVSDQESEIDGLTPVMNREINSLRDQGLGPADANIIIRAHKDAPTGKVQKLILKCQSLGFEQFALRAENVRN; encoded by the coding sequence ATGCGAATCAACAAGAAATCAGGTTCGGGCGTGCTTGAAGGCGACCTGACGCCGATGATCGATATGACCTTCCAGTTGATCGCCTTTTTTATGGTGCTGATCAATTTCGCCCAGACCGAAGCCAACGACAAAGTCGTGCTGCCCCAAAGCGTGCTGGCCAAACCGCCCAGCGCCGTGATTGAGAACGCGATCACCGTTCACCTGGGCGTCGACGGCACCGCGGTCGTCAGCGACCAGGAATCGGAAATCGACGGCCTGACCCCGGTCATGAATCGGGAAATCAACTCGTTGCGGGATCAGGGCCTGGGCCCCGCCGACGCCAACATTATTATTCGCGCCCATAAAGACGCACCCACCGGGAAAGTGCAGAAACTGATCCTGAAATGCCAGAGCTTAGGTTTTGAACAGTTTGCCCTCCGGGCCGAAAATGTGCGGAATTAA
- a CDS encoding ExbD/TolR family protein, whose amino-acid sequence MKVRNQNTEGDKIELQMTPMIDIVFQLLVFFIMTFKIANMEGDFNIKMPSAAPREGPTDPNETPPITIHMRDADQDGNLDLGSFAMDQQGLANMADLTTRMFQRVYPGGEINEASKEDAPEVVLDCDPTLRYEFVIEAITAVSGEKRKAPNGEDIVIKLAEKIRFKDNSAGS is encoded by the coding sequence ATGAAAGTTCGCAACCAGAATACGGAAGGCGATAAGATTGAACTGCAGATGACGCCGATGATCGACATCGTGTTTCAGCTGCTGGTTTTCTTTATCATGACCTTCAAAATCGCCAACATGGAAGGCGATTTCAATATCAAAATGCCCTCGGCCGCGCCTCGCGAAGGTCCGACCGACCCGAACGAAACGCCGCCCATCACCATCCACATGCGCGACGCGGACCAGGACGGCAATCTGGATCTCGGCAGCTTCGCCATGGACCAGCAAGGCCTGGCCAATATGGCCGACCTGACCACCCGTATGTTCCAGCGCGTGTATCCCGGCGGCGAGATCAACGAGGCCTCCAAAGAAGACGCGCCCGAGGTGGTGCTCGACTGCGACCCGACGCTCCGCTACGAGTTTGTCATTGAAGCCATCACGGCCGTTTCCGGCGAAAAACGGAAAGCGCCCAACGGCGAAGACATTGTCATTAAACTGGCGGAAAAGATCCGCTTCAAAGACAACTCCGCCGGCAGCTAA
- a CDS encoding ExbD/TolR family protein: MKIRNQNPQGDKIELQMTPMIDIVFQLLVFFIMTFRIANMEGDFHIRMPSAAPRTSLVAPDPDTPLPITIHMRDADQDGNLDPGSFAMDQQGLASMSDLTARIFQRVYPGGQISESFQKDAPEVILDCDSTLRYEFVMAAITAVSGEKRKSPGGDEIVIRLAEKIRFKDNSAGS; encoded by the coding sequence ATGAAAATTCGGAACCAGAACCCCCAAGGCGACAAGATAGAACTGCAGATGACGCCGATGATCGACATCGTGTTTCAGCTGTTAGTCTTCTTTATCATGACCTTCAGAATCGCCAACATGGAAGGCGACTTCCACATCCGCATGCCCTCGGCCGCGCCCCGCACAAGCCTGGTCGCTCCAGATCCGGATACGCCGCTTCCCATCACCATCCACATGCGCGACGCGGACCAGGACGGCAATCTGGACCCCGGCAGCTTCGCCATGGACCAGCAAGGCCTGGCCAGTATGAGCGATCTGACCGCCCGCATCTTTCAGCGCGTTTATCCCGGCGGCCAGATCAGCGAGTCCTTCCAAAAAGACGCGCCCGAGGTCATCCTCGACTGCGACTCGACGCTCCGCTATGAGTTTGTCATGGCAGCCATCACGGCCGTTTCCGGCGAAAAACGGAAGTCGCCCGGCGGCGACGAGATTGTCATCAGGCTGGCGGAAAAGATCCGCTTTAAAGACAACTCCGCCGGCAGCTAA
- a CDS encoding serine/threonine-protein kinase codes for MAPESKTSRSLFRQSALASGLVTRSEMEAALAAVASKATGAPAHASDEDLAARLIELELLTVYQTEQLKQGRTKLRLGQYRITEFIYQGGMGQVFKAVHEVLGRESAVKVLPLAKATEEARRNFVREVRTQAKLDHPHLVRAYDAGEDGSVNYLVVEYVPGTDLRRLVRSQKKLSMQQAASIIRQAAQGLQYAHDCGLIHRDVKPGNILVTPEGVAKVSDLGLAGFITEADEDPRAGKIVGTADYLAPEQIRTPGDITFLIDIYSLGCTLYYAITGKVPYPGGSPSNKAFRHCHETPWHPRRFNSDVSEEFVEIIADMMDKNPADRVQSMGEVAARLEPFVGDTGPILSQQITKSPWTPAPPPAGEESLNPHDTGSGEFDVDNPSQGSQATERVGAWSQATDKVNLSRAATPPALPARRKGLSTTAIITTTLAIAVPIATLLGALIGFGIGVLMMSQ; via the coding sequence GTGGCGCCCGAATCGAAAACCTCCCGCTCATTGTTTCGCCAATCGGCGCTAGCCAGCGGTCTGGTCACACGCAGTGAAATGGAAGCCGCGCTTGCAGCCGTCGCCAGCAAAGCGACCGGCGCCCCTGCCCATGCTTCCGACGAGGACCTGGCGGCCAGGCTGATTGAGCTGGAGTTGCTGACTGTTTACCAGACGGAGCAGCTCAAGCAGGGACGCACCAAGCTTCGCCTGGGGCAGTACCGCATTACGGAGTTTATCTACCAGGGCGGCATGGGCCAGGTGTTCAAGGCCGTGCATGAAGTTCTGGGCCGTGAGTCGGCGGTCAAGGTGTTGCCGTTAGCCAAAGCGACCGAAGAGGCGCGACGGAACTTTGTTCGCGAAGTGCGGACCCAGGCCAAGCTGGACCACCCGCATCTGGTGCGGGCGTACGACGCTGGCGAAGACGGCAGCGTGAATTACCTGGTGGTGGAATATGTGCCCGGCACCGATCTGCGACGCCTGGTGCGGTCGCAGAAAAAGCTGTCGATGCAGCAGGCGGCCAGCATCATTCGCCAGGCGGCGCAAGGGCTGCAGTACGCCCATGACTGCGGTTTGATTCACCGCGATGTGAAGCCCGGAAATATCCTGGTGACGCCCGAAGGGGTCGCCAAGGTTTCCGACCTGGGGCTGGCCGGTTTCATTACCGAAGCCGACGAAGATCCGCGGGCGGGCAAGATTGTCGGCACGGCCGATTACCTGGCGCCCGAGCAGATTCGCACGCCGGGCGATATCACCTTTTTGATCGATATCTACTCGCTGGGCTGCACGCTTTATTACGCCATTACCGGCAAGGTGCCGTACCCGGGTGGTTCGCCCAGCAACAAGGCGTTCCGGCATTGCCATGAAACGCCCTGGCATCCGCGGCGATTCAACTCCGACGTGTCGGAAGAGTTTGTCGAAATCATCGCCGACATGATGGACAAGAACCCGGCCGACCGGGTGCAGTCGATGGGCGAAGTGGCCGCCCGGCTGGAGCCGTTTGTCGGTGATACGGGCCCGATCCTGTCCCAGCAGATCACCAAGTCCCCCTGGACGCCCGCCCCGCCGCCTGCCGGCGAAGAGTCGCTGAACCCGCACGACACGGGCTCGGGCGAATTCGATGTCGACAATCCCAGCCAGGGGTCCCAGGCGACGGAACGGGTTGGCGCCTGGTCGCAAGCAACCGACAAGGTGAACCTTTCCCGGGCGGCGACCCCGCCGGCCTTGCCGGCGCGGCGTAAAGGGCTGTCCACGACCGCCATCATCACCACCACGCTGGCGATCGCCGTGCCGATCGCCACGCTGCTGGGCGCCCTGATCGGCTTTGGCATCGGCGTTTTGATGATGTCGCAATAA